The Cryptococcus neoformans var. neoformans B-3501A chromosome 4, whole genome shotgun sequence genome has a window encoding:
- a CDS encoding hypothetical protein (HMMPfam hit to Peptidase_M18, Aminopeptidase I zinc metalloprotease (M18), score: 599.6, E(): 2.3e-177) translates to MKASIPPPPKDAVNFCDFVTHAPTPFHAVAHLTTRLFTSGFVPISERSPTSSLEPGGKYYYTRNQSSLVAFTLPAKPLPETAISFAVGHLDSPCLKVRPVSKKTKSNYLQVGVELYGGGIWHSWFDRDLSLAGRVIVANREAHHSEDPKFVSKLVKIDRPILRIPTLAIHLDRTANDNFKFNKETEFQPILGLVEDALNATDAGLGMKRSHSGSLHQPLAKKDSHETEKSDDLFNVANMEDKHHPKLLAVLADELGCDIADIQDFELSLFDTQPSTIGGLSNEFVYSPRIDNLMTSFCTIEALCEAVKTSNAEDESNIRCVILFDNEEVGSVSHHGAESNLLPAFVERIVQLKDYKDVGYYAMLANSFLISADMGHAMHPNYESRYEPNLAPKINGGIVIKTNANQRYTSNAQTTFLLRRVAKKAGVPVQEFEIRNDSTCGSTVGPHLSTHVRTVDIGLAQLSMHSIRETAGSHDVRHYINFFKIFFQGFGEIDRELRIDWH, encoded by the exons ATGAAGGCCTCTATCCCACCCCCCCCAAAGGATGCAGTAAA CTTCTGCGATTTTGTCACCCATGCCCCCACCCCGTTCCATGCTGTAGCCCATCTCACAACCCGCCTATTCACCTCGGGCTTTGTCCCCATCTCGGAAAGATCTCCCACATCTTCCCTTGAACCAGGTGGAAAATACTACTACACTCGTAACCAGTCATCTCTTGTGGCGTTCACCCTTCCCGCAAAGCCCCTGCCAGAGACGGCCATTTCTTTTGCCGTTGGCCATCTCGACTCCCCTTGTCTCAAGGTAAGACCGGTGAGCAAAAAGACAAAATCAAATTACCTCCAGGTTGGCGTCGAACTATATGGTGGTGGCATCTGGCATTCATGGTTCGACCGCGATCTTTCCCTTGCCGGTCGAGTGATCGTTGCCAATCGTGAAGCTCATCATTCTGAAGATCCCAAATTCGTTTCAAAGCTTGTCAAGATTGATCGTCCAATCTTGAGGATACCTACCCTTGCTATCCACCTTGATAGGACAGCAAATGACAATTTCAAATTCAACAAAGAGACAGAATTCCAGCCAATCTTGGGTTTGGTCGAGGATGCGTTGAATGCGACCGATGCTGGGCTGGGTATGAAGAGATCGCACTCCGGATCACTTCATCAACCTCTCGCCAAAAAGGATTCCCATGAGACTGAGAAATCGGACGACTTGTTCAATGTGGCGAACATGGAGGACAAGCACCATCCCAAGCTCTTGGCCGTACTGGCCGACGAGCTTGGATGTGATATTGCTGACATCCAAGATTTTGAGCT CTCCCTATTTGACACACAGCCATCCACTATTGGTGGCCTTTCAAACGAGTTCGTCTATAGCCCTCGCATCGATAATCTCATGACGTC TTTCTGCACTATCGAGGCTCTTTGTGAAGCGGTTAAAACGTCTAACGCTGAAGACGAATCTAACATTCGATGTGTCATTTTATTCGATAATGAGGAGGTTGGCTCTGTCTCCCACCATGGCGCCGAATCCAATTTGCTTCCCGCGTTTGTAGAACGCATAGTGCAGCTGAAGGACTACAAGGACGTGGGCTATTACGCTATGCTCGCAAACAGCTTTTTGATCTCGGCTGACATGGGCCATGCT ATGCATCCCAATTACGAATCACGCTACGAACCCAATCTTGCTCCCAAAATCAACGGTGGTATCGTTATCAAGACCAACGCCAACCAGCGTTACACTTCCAACGCTCAAACCACATTcttgttgagaagagtggcgaagaaggcgggGGTTCCTGTCCAAGAATTCGAGATCCGCAATGATTCC ACATGCGGTTCAACCGTTGGTCCACACCTCTCTACACACGTCCGCACGGTTGACATTGGTCTCGCCCAACTGTCCATGCACTCCATTAGGGAGACAGCGGGTAGCCACGATGTCAGGCATTATatcaacttcttcaagaTTTTTTTCCAAGGTTTCGGAGAGATTGACAGGGAATTGAGAATTGATTGGCACTGA
- a CDS encoding hypothetical protein (HMMPfam hit to PUA, PUA domain, score: 108.4, E(): 1.7e-29; HMMPfam hit to TruB_N, TruB family pseudouridylate synthase (N terminal domain), score: 249.8, E(): 4.6e-72) — protein sequence MAVASSSTLTDSQVSKIQQDSDFSIKSESVTPKLDTSQWPLLLKNYDKLLVRSSHFTPIPSGISPLKRDLQTYVKSGVINLDKPSNPSSHEVVAWLKRILRVEKTGHSGTLDPKVTGCLIVCIDRATRLVKSQQGAGKEYVCVVRFHDKLQDEKALPRALETLTGALFQRPPLISAVKRQLRVRTIYESKLIEYDNERNLGVFWVSCEAGTYIRTLCVHLGLLLGVGAHMQELRRVRSGITGENDDIVSMHDVLDAQWLYDNTRDESYLRRVIRPLESLLVNYKRIVVKDSAVNAICYGAKLMIPGLLRYEADIEVNEEVVLMTTKGEAIAIGIAQMSTVDLASCDHGVVAKVKRCIMNRDLYPRKWGLGPKAQEKKKMIKKGELDKYGKPIEGVTPQQWSSGYIDYNDPDAVPASGSNDLLPTQPPTAEDVKMEPVEVKVEADEKKRKREEEEVGSPKAEEKKKKKKVKTEDGAEREETAEERAARKAAKKEKKEKKKAKEE from the exons ATGGCTGTTGCCAGCTCATCCACCCTCACTGACAGCCAGGTCAGCAAGATCCAGCAAGATTCCGACTTCTCCATCAAGAGCGAGTCCGTCACCCCCAAGCTCG ACACTTCTCAATGGCCTCTTTTGCTTAAGAACTACGATAAGTTGCTTGTTCGATCTTCTCATTTTACTCCAATCCCCTCC GGTATCTCACCTCTCAAACGCGACCTCCAAACTTATGTCAAGTCTGGTGTCATTAACCTCGACAAGCCTTCCAACCCGTCTTCTCACGAAGTTGTTGCTTGGTTGAAGCGAATTCTGCGAGTCGAGAAGACCGGCCACTCAGGTACCCTTGATCCCAAGGTCACTGGTTGTTTGATTGTCTGTATCGACAGAGCTACTCGACTGGTCAAGTCCCAGCAAGGTGCAGGAAAGGAATACGTGTGTGTGGTTCGATTCCACGACAAGTTGCAGGACGAAAAGGCTTTGCCTCGAGCTTTGGAGACCCTCACTGGCGCCCTTTTCCAACGACCGCCCCTCATCTCCGCCGTCAAGCGTCAGCTTCGTGTTCGAACAATCTACGAGTCCAAGTTGATTGAATACGACAATGAAAGAAACCTTGGTGTATTTTGGGTGTCTTGTGAGGCTGGTACTTATATTAGGACTCTGTGTGTCCACTTGGGATTGCTCTTGGGTGTCGGTGCCCACATGCAAGAACTCAGACGTGTAAGGAGTGGTATCACTGGCGAGAATGATGACATCGTGTCTATGCACGATGTATTGGATGCCCAGTGGTTGTACGATAACACTCGTGACG AATCCTACCTTCGTCGAGTGATTCGCCCTCTTGAGTCTCTTCTCGTCAATTACAAGCGTATCGTCGTTAAAGATTCCGCCGTCAACGCCATTTGCTATGGTGCCAAGCTCATGATTCCAGGTCTTTTGCGATACGAAGCAGACATTGAAGTCAATGAAGAGGTTGTTCTCATGACCACAAAGGGTGAGGCTATCGCCATTGGTATCGCCCAAATGTCCACTGTCGACCTTGCCTCTTGCGATCATGGTGTGGTAGCCAAGGTGAAGAGATGCATCATGAACAGGGATCTTTACCCTAGGAAGTGGGGACTTGGTCCCAAGGctcaagaaaagaagaagatgatcaagaagggagagttGGACAAGTATGGCAAGCCTATCGAAGGTGTTACCCCTCAACAATGGTCCTCGGGTTATATTGACTACAATGACCCTGATGCTGTGCCTGCTTCTGGATCCAACGATCTCTTGCCCACCCAACCTCCCACTGCAGAAGATGTGAAGATGGAGCCGGTCGAGGTCAAGGTTGAGGCGGACGAGAAAAAGCGCAAGcgcgaggaagaggaagttggATCACCAAaggctgaggagaagaagaaaaagaagaaggtgaagacTGAGGATGGTGCGGAGCGAGAGGAAACTGCTGAGGAGAGGGCGGCAAGGAAAgctgccaagaaggagaagaaggagaaaaagaaggcgaaggaggagTAG